A genomic segment from Ptychodera flava strain L36383 chromosome 8, AS_Pfla_20210202, whole genome shotgun sequence encodes:
- the LOC139138793 gene encoding uncharacterized protein, with the protein MPRGRGRGRGGRGRGRGGHRGRGRGWGRRPASSTGVQQPDLDWGVDATPSPGVALVSNDAGFQGLFVGASTTDQHYDAQEKDRDGYLATLLVLEKNGVEVLQGSRIRALAAAWARKDLAAVNMFLAQPDSFGLVEILKALTLLDSGRRVREFEKKMRRLEMQGKVKRKTIGKLKSNIDNLNAVKPKAGSVSGAVAKHVQKWVRTLTTAQLEFYALHFPKEPWKRLADMCHFHPEKDFPNLPWFLRYCYGGDAPNGSMVQSCGNLNKENVNELVAGHDVPYAHIKVFKASLTDESKSRIASYERELDTVLWYYEDLACEATDRVIMERLERGDAVSLPYGKLMERLLTLKMLRENISSRGRGGGGFTTGSTATEESLKKALFFDQLVPIAEKQLQNISVPLEAPVVVIGDASPSMNVAIRTSTIIASLLSAIARAKLVFFHSFLMEPPFLPETVSQALELAITVQTDHMTAPAAGLYDFYEKKEVVKTFIIVTDEEENTSYKDYRFTPLFKKYLEEVYPAKLVFVSFLPNQHSQGQMVKELSGQGIDCMQFKLDSGRPDLTKLDNLLGILSADSASFVEQVKVMEAKIKAESVTKAFKQMDVSDSANSDEKECSKQEGDEQVATKVDTHSDSTVDKQDGDNQNSTDDIACLQSNITDTSVTEPSDNKGCTVDANKVPETDTDLQTPDTTDGKTDSQKGGKQEVEDEDPPKL; encoded by the exons GATGCCGGATTTCAAGGGCTCTTTGTGGGTGCCAGTACAACAGATCAACACTACGACGCCCAGGAGAAAGACAGAGACGGTTACCTGGCAACCCTGCTAGTGTTAGAGAAAAATGGAGTGGAAGTCCTTCAAG GATCCAGAATACGGGCTTTGGCAGCAGCATGGGCCCGCAAAGACCTGGCAGCCGTGAACATGTTCCTGGCACAGCCGGACAGCTTTGGATTGGTTGAGATCCTGAAAGCGCTAACCTTGCTGGACTCCGGCCGAAGGGTGCGCGAGTTTGAGAAGAAAATGCGGCGTCTGGAAATGCAGGGAAAAGTCAAGCGGAAGACGATCGGCAAACTCAAGTCCAACATCGATAACTTGAACGCGGTGAAGCCGAAAGCCGGTTCTGTTAGCGGTGCTGTGGCCAAGCACGTGCAGAAGTGGGTCAGAACACTGACAACTGCGCAGCTTGAGTTCTACGCACTGCACTTTCCCAAGGAGCCTTGGAAACGCCTTGCAGACATGTGTCACTTTCACCCGGAAAAg GATTTCCCCAATTTGCCATGGTTTTTGAGGTACTGCTATGGTGGAGATGCTCCCAATGGATCAATGGTCCAGAGCTGCGGTAATTTGAACAAGGAAAATGTGAATGAGCTGGTTGCAGGCCACGATGTTCCCTACGCACACATCAAAGTCTTCAAAGCCAGTCTGACTGATGAGAGTAAATCCAGAATCGCGTCATATGAAAGAGAACTGGACACCGTGCTCTG GTACTATGAAGATCTAGCATGTGAGGCTACTGACCGGGTCATCATGGAGAGACTGGAGAGAGGAGACGCCGTCAGCCTGCCCTACGGCAAGCTCATGGAAAGACTGTTGACCCTCAAGATGCTGAGGGAAAACATCTCCAGCCGGGGCCGTGGTGGGGGAGGGTTTACGACTGGCTCAACAGCCACGGAAGAGTCGTTGAAGAAGGCGCTGTTCTTCGATCAGCTGGTTCCCATAGCTGAAAAGCAACTTCAGAATATCAG TGTTCCGTTGGAGGCTCCGGTAGTTGTTATTGGAGACGCATCGCCATCCATGAATGTGGCCATTCGTACCAGTACAATCATAGCCAGTCTCCTGAGTGCCATCGCCCGTGCCAAGCTGGTATTTTTCCACTCGTTCCTGATGGAGCCACCATTCCTGCCAGAAACCGTCAGCCAG GCTCTGGAATTGGCCATCACTGTCCAGACTGACCACATGACGGCACCGGCCGCTGGGCTCTACGACTTCTATGAGAAGAAGGAAGTTGTGAAAACATTCATAATCGTCACTGACGAAGAAGAAAATACATCCTACAAAGATTACAG ATTCACTCCGCTGTTCAAGAAATACCTTGAGGAGGTGTACCCAGCCAAGCTTGTGTTTGTCTCTTTCCTGCCAAACCAACACAGCCAGGGACAAATGGTGAAAGAGCTGTCGGGCCAAGGCATCGACTGCATGCAGTTTAAGTTAGACTCTGGCAGACCGGACCTGACCAAGCTGGATAACTTGTTGGGGATCTTGTCGGCGGACTCCGCCAGCTTTGTGGAGCAGGTGAAAGTCATGGAAGCCAAGATCAAGGCGGAGAGCGTTACCAAGGCATTCAAGCAGATGGATGTCAGTGATTCTGCAAATTCTGATGAGAAGGAATGCTCCAAGCAGGAGGGCGACGAACAGGTTGCGACAAAAGTGGACACACATAGTGATAGCACTGTTGACAAACAAGATGGGGATAACCAAAACTCCACTGATGACATAGCATGCCTGCAGAGCAACATAACTGACACTTCCGTTACTGAACCTAGCGACAATAAAGGGTGCACTGTGGATGCCAACAAAGTCCCAGAGACAGACACAGATCTGCAGACACCAGACACAACAGACGGTAAAACTGATTCACAGAAGGGAGGCAAGCAAGAGGTTGAGGATGAGGACCCTCccaagttatga